AAAATTCCTTACAGTATTAGGAGCTATTTCTGGATATAACTCTGCTTTAATGATATTTCCGGTCTCCATTTTGATTGTTACTATTGGATTTTTAGCCATTTTTAACATCCTTTCTCATTTTCTTTTATTAAACTAAATCGGGGGATTACTTTTCCTTCTACTTCCACCAGTTCTTCAAACATTTTCCTTGGTCTGACCCAAAGGGAAAAATCACCATATAAACACTGATAAACAACCATTTCTTCTAAAGTCTCTGAATGTTTAGCAATATGTAAAACTTTATATTCATTACCTTTATAATGGCGGTATCTCCCTCCAATTATTATTGCCATCTACATCACCTGCCTTGCATTATCAGTAGTTAATTATTATTATAATATAAGTTAAGGAAAAAGATAAATAGATATTTTATGAAGGATAGTGTCAACTTTTTATAGGATATTTATAAATTGATGACCACTCTATTTTGGT
The Anaerobranca gottschalkii DSM 13577 DNA segment above includes these coding regions:
- a CDS encoding DUF1653 domain-containing protein: MAIIIGGRYRHYKGNEYKVLHIAKHSETLEEMVVYQCLYGDFSLWVRPRKMFEELVEVEGKVIPRFSLIKENEKGC